From a single bacterium genomic region:
- a CDS encoding DUF4136 domain-containing protein, whose translation MCRFPAFLISTALLFLGCASSDVGVSVTVDPLVRFPEQATFLLDRERSFVPNDPRLEALELDEVLEKTLTEAFKAHGYRLVSQPPVDYRMVYRSSVQEIIAADASRSIGSFWIDLFDAKTDRKVWTGAGHGPLYVGFSREEREANIREHLDRLLESFPPSQRPE comes from the coding sequence ATGTGTCGGTTCCCCGCATTCCTCATCTCCACAGCCCTGCTCTTCTTGGGCTGCGCCTCGTCCGACGTCGGAGTCTCGGTCACGGTCGATCCTCTGGTTCGATTTCCCGAGCAGGCGACCTTCCTCCTCGATCGCGAGCGGAGTTTCGTCCCCAATGACCCTCGGCTCGAGGCGCTCGAGCTCGATGAAGTGCTCGAGAAGACCCTGACGGAGGCCTTCAAGGCACACGGCTACCGACTCGTTTCGCAGCCTCCCGTCGATTACCGGATGGTCTACCGGTCGAGCGTTCAGGAGATCATCGCTGCGGATGCCTCGCGATCGATCGGATCGTTCTGGATCGATCTATTCGACGCGAAGACCGATCGAAAGGTCTGGACGGGTGCGGGGCACGGCCCCCTCTACGTGGGCTTTTCCCGCGAAGAGCGTGAAGCGAACATCCGCGAGCACCTGGATAGGCTCCTCGAGAGCTTCCCGCCGAGCCAGCGCCCGGAATAG
- a CDS encoding Na/Pi cotransporter family protein, which yields MGAQLFGGLALFLFGMEQLSRGLKGAAGEQLKDVLARLTRNRVLGAITGAFVTAVLNSSSVTTVLVVGFITAGVISLGQSIGVILGANVGSTFTAQIIAFNVTAIGLPMVALGFLSMTAGSTDRSRYGGEMLMGLGLVFFGMSVMSDGMNPLRSFGPFLDLMAGMERPALGILVGAVFTGLVQSSAATMGIAIVMAADGLIGLPAGIALAFGANIGTCVTAVLAAIGKPVEAVRAAAAHVLFNILGVLLWVAFIPELAEWVRRFSPSAPELEGVARLAAEVPRQIANAHTLFNVFNSMVFLPFTAVLAAVVVRIVPDREEPERVIAKPRFLDRELLDVPSVALQQVRFELGHIGETVRSMYSEMLPALQERSPERFEAITQMGQQVELLAAEVLSFLREQRKRELTDRESEQFTDLMGATAQLEATASVISTDIVALGQKVMELDRRASETMQAILGAMYDDVGEALGTALSAVVSEDERAAQAVLVARADIRRHRDEALRHQAAAMERDDPDTRLRVFRIEMEAVEILKRIYGNARHIARTVLPAEITASKA from the coding sequence ATGGGCGCCCAGCTCTTCGGCGGCCTGGCGCTCTTCCTGTTCGGCATGGAGCAGCTTTCGCGCGGACTCAAGGGGGCTGCGGGCGAACAGCTGAAGGACGTGCTCGCCCGGCTCACCCGAAACCGGGTGCTGGGCGCGATCACCGGCGCCTTCGTGACGGCGGTGCTCAACTCGTCCTCGGTGACGACGGTGCTCGTGGTCGGCTTCATCACCGCGGGCGTGATCAGCCTCGGCCAGTCGATCGGCGTGATCCTCGGCGCCAACGTGGGCTCGACCTTCACTGCCCAGATCATCGCCTTCAACGTCACGGCGATCGGCCTGCCCATGGTGGCCCTGGGCTTCCTCTCGATGACCGCCGGCAGCACCGACCGTTCGCGCTACGGCGGCGAGATGCTGATGGGCCTGGGCCTGGTCTTCTTCGGCATGAGCGTCATGAGCGACGGCATGAACCCGCTGCGCAGCTTCGGGCCCTTCCTCGACCTGATGGCCGGGATGGAGCGACCGGCCCTCGGCATCCTGGTGGGGGCGGTCTTCACGGGCTTGGTGCAAAGCTCTGCGGCGACGATGGGGATCGCCATCGTCATGGCCGCCGACGGTCTGATCGGGTTGCCGGCGGGCATTGCGCTGGCCTTCGGCGCCAACATCGGCACCTGTGTCACCGCCGTGCTGGCGGCGATCGGCAAGCCGGTGGAGGCGGTGCGCGCGGCGGCAGCCCACGTGCTCTTCAACATCCTGGGGGTCCTGCTCTGGGTCGCGTTCATCCCCGAGCTGGCCGAGTGGGTGCGGCGCTTCTCCCCGTCGGCGCCCGAGCTCGAGGGTGTGGCCAGGCTGGCGGCGGAGGTGCCGCGCCAGATCGCCAACGCCCACACCTTGTTCAACGTCTTCAACTCGATGGTCTTTCTTCCCTTCACGGCGGTTCTCGCAGCGGTGGTCGTCCGCATCGTGCCCGACCGCGAGGAGCCCGAACGGGTGATCGCCAAGCCGCGCTTCCTCGATCGCGAGCTGCTCGACGTGCCCTCGGTCGCCCTCCAGCAGGTGCGCTTCGAGCTGGGGCACATCGGGGAGACGGTTCGAAGCATGTACTCGGAGATGCTCCCAGCCCTCCAGGAACGCTCTCCCGAGCGCTTCGAAGCGATCACCCAGATGGGCCAGCAGGTCGAGCTGTTGGCCGCCGAGGTGCTGAGCTTCCTGCGCGAGCAGCGAAAGCGCGAGCTGACCGACCGTGAGAGCGAGCAGTTCACCGACCTCATGGGGGCCACGGCCCAGCTCGAGGCCACGGCCAGCGTGATTTCGACCGACATCGTCGCTCTCGGCCAGAAGGTCATGGAGCTCGACCGCCGGGCGAGCGAGACGATGCAGGCGATCCTCGGGGCGATGTACGACGACGTGGGCGAGGCCCTCGGGACCGCCTTGAGCGCGGTCGTTTCGGAGGACGAGCGCGCGGCCCAGGCCGTGCTCGTGGCGCGGGCGGACATTCGCCGCCATCGGGACGAGGCCCTGCGCCACCAGGCGGCTGCGATGGAGCGAGACGATCCCGATACGCGTCTGCGCGTCTTCCGGATCGAGATGGAGGCCGTCGAGATCCTGAAGCGCATCTACGGCAACGCCCGTCACATCGCGCGCACCGTGCTGCCAGCGGAGATCACCGCGTCCAAGGCGTAG